From a region of the Bradyrhizobium diazoefficiens genome:
- a CDS encoding alpha/beta hydrolase has protein sequence MDQLQRHSEVTMTGPPIAARLDAREQHFRIPGPRESMSLFLRLLSADSATGKPRRNVLYVHGATFPSALSIAHRFHGASWRDALCGAGFDVWGLDFYGFGHSDRYPEMNRPPFENAPLGVTQDAAAQLGAAVRFILDRQGIEKLSLIAHSWGSMPASLFAGMHPALVDRLVLFAPIGRREPQIAETTPDLPAWRIVTSEDQWTRFVEDVPAHEPPLLSRADFVEWSGFYLDSDPESRSRQPAGVRVPMGPFSDIVKAWQGQLAYDPASIRSPVAIIRGEWDSLLPDADAQWLFRSFAGSTNKRDVKISRGTHLMHLEITRPALWRESITFLLGEDVVPKPA, from the coding sequence ATGGACCAGCTTCAACGGCATTCAGAAGTCACGATGACGGGTCCTCCCATTGCGGCCAGGCTGGACGCCCGCGAGCAGCATTTCCGCATCCCGGGTCCACGCGAGAGCATGTCGCTATTCCTGCGCTTGCTATCCGCCGATAGTGCGACAGGAAAGCCCCGTCGCAATGTGCTCTACGTCCACGGTGCGACGTTTCCCTCCGCGCTTTCGATCGCCCATCGATTTCACGGTGCGTCCTGGCGCGACGCGCTTTGCGGAGCAGGCTTCGATGTCTGGGGCTTGGATTTCTACGGCTTCGGCCATTCCGATCGCTATCCGGAAATGAACAGACCTCCGTTCGAAAACGCGCCGCTTGGTGTCACGCAGGATGCAGCTGCGCAACTCGGGGCGGCCGTCCGGTTCATCCTGGACCGCCAAGGCATCGAGAAGCTGTCGCTGATCGCCCACTCCTGGGGCTCGATGCCGGCGAGCCTGTTTGCCGGAATGCATCCCGCACTGGTCGATCGTCTCGTCCTCTTCGCGCCGATCGGCCGGCGCGAGCCTCAAATTGCCGAAACGACGCCGGACCTGCCCGCCTGGCGGATCGTCACGTCCGAGGACCAATGGACGCGCTTCGTTGAAGACGTCCCCGCGCACGAGCCGCCGCTGCTATCCCGCGCAGATTTCGTCGAATGGAGCGGGTTCTATCTCGATAGCGATCCCGAGAGCCGCTCGCGCCAACCGGCAGGCGTCAGGGTCCCCATGGGTCCGTTCAGCGACATCGTCAAGGCATGGCAGGGCCAGCTCGCCTACGACCCGGCCAGCATCCGCTCCCCGGTCGCCATTATCCGTGGCGAATGGGATAGTCTGCTGCCGGACGCCGATGCACAATGGCTGTTTCGCAGCTTCGCGGGATCAACCAACAAGCGCGACGTCAAGATCAGCCGGGGCACCCATTTGATGCACCTCGAGATCACGAGACCGGCACTCTGGCGCGAGAGCATCACCTTCCTGCTCGGCGAGGACGTTGTGCCGAAGCCAGCCTGA
- a CDS encoding FAD-linked oxidase C-terminal domain-containing protein gives MAIMMPASDQAVLARRADIIAALRAIVPGEGVIDTSAEMRAYESDGLTAYRQPPMVVVLPDTTEQVSLILKYCAEQGIKVVPRGSGTSLSGGALPLEDGVLLGLGKFKRIREIDFDNRVVVTEPGVTNLAISQAVAHAGFYYAPDPSSQIACSIGGNVAENSGGVHCLKYGMTTNNVLGCEIVLMSGEILRIGGKAAENPGYDLMGVITGSEGLLGVITEITVRILQKPETARALMVGFAQVEAAGECVARIIGAGIIPGGMEMMDKPAIHAAEAFVHAGYPLDVEALLIIELDGPKIEVDELITRVEGIANGCGSTTCQISTSEAERNLFWAGRKAAFPAVGRISPDYLCMDGTIPRGALPKALARIRELSEKYQLGCANVFHAGDGNLHPLILYDANKPGEIERAEAFGADILRACVEFGGVLTGEHGVGIEKRDLMGDMFSEIDLNQQQRLKCAFDSQGLLNPGKVFPTLHRCAELGRMHVHAGKLAFPDIPRF, from the coding sequence ATGGCTATCATGATGCCTGCGAGCGACCAGGCCGTGCTCGCGCGACGTGCCGACATCATTGCTGCATTGCGTGCGATCGTGCCGGGCGAGGGCGTGATCGATACGTCTGCGGAGATGCGGGCCTATGAGTCCGACGGGCTGACGGCCTATCGGCAGCCGCCGATGGTCGTGGTGCTGCCCGACACGACCGAGCAGGTCTCGCTCATCCTGAAATATTGTGCAGAGCAAGGCATCAAGGTGGTGCCGCGCGGCTCCGGCACCTCGTTGTCCGGCGGGGCCCTGCCGCTCGAAGACGGCGTGCTGCTGGGGCTCGGCAAGTTCAAGCGCATCCGCGAGATTGATTTCGACAACCGCGTCGTCGTCACCGAACCCGGCGTCACCAATCTGGCGATCAGCCAGGCGGTCGCCCATGCCGGCTTCTACTACGCGCCCGATCCGTCCTCTCAGATTGCCTGCTCGATCGGTGGCAATGTCGCGGAAAATTCCGGCGGCGTGCACTGCCTCAAATACGGCATGACCACCAACAACGTGCTCGGTTGCGAGATTGTCCTGATGAGCGGCGAGATCCTGCGCATTGGCGGCAAGGCGGCGGAGAACCCCGGCTACGACCTGATGGGCGTCATCACCGGCTCCGAAGGCCTGCTCGGCGTCATCACCGAGATCACGGTGCGCATCCTGCAGAAGCCGGAGACCGCGCGCGCGCTGATGGTCGGCTTCGCGCAAGTCGAGGCCGCCGGCGAATGTGTGGCGCGCATCATCGGCGCCGGCATCATTCCCGGCGGCATGGAGATGATGGACAAGCCCGCGATCCACGCCGCGGAGGCGTTCGTGCATGCCGGCTATCCGCTCGACGTGGAAGCACTGCTCATCATCGAGCTCGACGGTCCCAAGATCGAGGTCGACGAGCTGATCACGCGCGTCGAGGGAATCGCGAATGGCTGCGGCTCGACCACCTGCCAGATCTCGACCTCCGAGGCCGAGCGCAATCTGTTCTGGGCCGGCCGCAAGGCCGCGTTCCCGGCCGTCGGCCGCATTTCGCCCGACTATCTCTGCATGGACGGCACCATCCCGCGCGGCGCGCTGCCGAAGGCGCTCGCCCGCATCCGCGAGCTTTCCGAGAAGTACCAGCTCGGCTGCGCCAACGTGTTCCATGCCGGCGATGGCAATCTGCATCCCCTGATCCTCTACGATGCCAACAAGCCCGGCGAGATCGAGCGCGCCGAAGCCTTCGGGGCCGACATCCTGCGCGCCTGCGTCGAGTTCGGCGGCGTGCTCACCGGCGAGCACGGCGTCGGCATCGAGAAGCGGGACCTGATGGGCGACATGTTCAGCGAGATCGACCTGAACCAGCAGCAGCGGCTCAAATGCGCCTTCGATTCGCAGGGCCTGCTCAATCCCGGAAAGGTGTTTCCGACCCTGCACCGCTGCGCCGAGCTCGGCCGCATGCACGTGCACGCGGGCAAGCTGGCGTTCCCGGACATCCCGCGATTTTGA
- the cycA gene encoding cytochrome c-550 CycA, which translates to MTKLTFGALTILTVIATASAAMAQDVAAGKTSFNKCMACHAIGEGAKNKVGPELNGLDGRKSGTAPGYNYSEANKNSGITWNEANFKEYIKDPKAKIPGTKMAFAGIKNQTEINNLWAYVSQFDKDGKIKQ; encoded by the coding sequence ATGACAAAACTGACTTTTGGCGCACTGACGATCCTCACCGTGATTGCCACCGCATCTGCCGCGATGGCGCAGGATGTCGCGGCCGGCAAGACATCGTTCAACAAATGCATGGCCTGCCACGCGATCGGCGAAGGCGCCAAGAACAAGGTCGGCCCCGAGCTCAATGGCCTCGACGGCCGCAAGTCGGGCACCGCTCCCGGCTACAATTATTCGGAGGCGAACAAGAACTCCGGCATCACCTGGAACGAGGCCAATTTCAAGGAATACATCAAGGACCCCAAGGCCAAGATCCCCGGCACCAAGATGGCGTTCGCCGGCATCAAGAACCAGACCGAGATCAACAATCTGTGGGCCTATGTGTCGCAGTTCGACAAGGACGGCAAGATCAAGCAATAA
- a CDS encoding alpha/beta hydrolase encodes MIAMSVVLALVVLALVTQAGTVAVQRAFPPQGGMVEVDGATLHVLDIGPRDPGVPIVMLHGASSNLEAMRRPLGNLLAKDHRVILIDRPGHGWSTRARRQDSTPQIQARMIDDALGKLGIERAVFVVHSWSGALGARLALDHPGRVAGLVMLAPVTHPWRGGVGRYNEVIATPVIGPLLAYTITLPLGYFLAEPGARSVFLPQMMPDGFVQDSATPLLLRPREFIANAYDLVTLKEAVAAQVARYGEIKAPVTIIAGEPDKTVKTSIHARAFAAMVPNAKLIVLPDLGHMVQNAVPDRVKAEIETMIGKIVPVQAAAD; translated from the coding sequence ATGATCGCGATGTCAGTGGTGTTGGCGCTGGTTGTGCTGGCGCTGGTCACGCAGGCCGGAACCGTCGCCGTCCAGCGCGCCTTTCCGCCACAAGGCGGGATGGTCGAAGTCGACGGGGCGACGCTTCACGTGCTCGATATCGGTCCGCGCGATCCGGGGGTGCCGATCGTGATGCTGCACGGCGCGAGCTCCAATCTCGAAGCGATGCGGCGCCCGCTCGGCAATCTCCTCGCCAAAGACCATCGCGTCATCCTGATCGACCGTCCCGGCCATGGCTGGAGCACGCGCGCGCGGCGCCAGGATTCCACGCCGCAGATCCAGGCGCGGATGATCGATGATGCACTCGGCAAGCTCGGGATCGAGCGTGCGGTCTTCGTCGTGCACTCCTGGAGTGGAGCGCTCGGCGCGCGGCTTGCGCTCGATCATCCTGGCCGCGTCGCGGGCCTCGTCATGCTCGCGCCCGTCACCCATCCCTGGCGCGGCGGCGTCGGCCGCTACAACGAGGTCATTGCAACGCCGGTGATCGGCCCGCTGCTCGCCTATACCATCACCCTGCCGCTCGGTTACTTTCTTGCCGAACCCGGTGCGCGCAGCGTGTTCCTGCCGCAGATGATGCCTGATGGCTTCGTGCAGGATTCCGCGACGCCGCTGCTGCTGCGTCCGCGCGAGTTCATCGCCAATGCCTATGATCTGGTGACGCTGAAGGAAGCAGTCGCCGCGCAGGTCGCGCGCTATGGCGAGATCAAAGCCCCGGTCACGATCATCGCCGGCGAGCCCGACAAGACGGTAAAGACCAGCATCCACGCCCGCGCTTTCGCGGCCATGGTGCCAAATGCGAAGCTGATCGTGCTGCCAGATCTCGGCCACATGGTGCAGAACGCGGTGCCAGACCGCGTGAAGGCGGAGATCGAGACAATGATCGGGAAAATCGTCCCGGTACAGGCGGCCGCCGATTAG
- a CDS encoding tetratricopeptide repeat protein, with protein sequence MAVRFSFARILCLAVVLGTAGLAPAWAQQVDPPGKPKKLPEAPAKLPKVDRTKNLDFLFGALKAAPDEVSAKHVEARIWAIWLQTPSDTAALLMARAKTAVDAKKIEVAIKLLNSVIKLRPDYIEAWNRRATLYYMQNDYARSLADIQQVLIREPRHFGALAGLGMIMQEIGDDKRALEAYRKALAVNPHLEKIPDQVKALTEKVEGRDI encoded by the coding sequence ATGGCAGTGAGATTCTCTTTCGCGCGCATCCTGTGTCTGGCCGTTGTGCTGGGAACCGCTGGGCTCGCGCCAGCCTGGGCGCAGCAGGTTGATCCGCCCGGCAAACCGAAGAAGCTTCCGGAAGCGCCGGCCAAGCTGCCCAAGGTCGATCGCACCAAGAATCTGGATTTCCTGTTCGGCGCGTTGAAGGCGGCGCCTGACGAGGTCAGCGCCAAGCATGTCGAGGCCCGCATCTGGGCGATCTGGCTCCAGACCCCGAGCGACACCGCGGCGCTGTTGATGGCGCGCGCCAAGACCGCGGTCGATGCGAAGAAGATCGAGGTCGCGATCAAGCTGCTGAATTCGGTCATCAAGCTCAGGCCTGACTACATCGAGGCCTGGAACCGGCGCGCCACGCTCTACTACATGCAGAACGACTATGCCCGTTCGCTCGCGGATATCCAGCAGGTGCTGATTCGGGAGCCGCGCCATTTCGGCGCGCTCGCGGGCCTCGGCATGATCATGCAGGAGATCGGCGACGACAAGCGCGCGCTCGAGGCCTATCGCAAGGCGCTCGCCGTCAATCCGCACCTCGAGAAGATTCCCGATCAGGTCAAGGCGCTGACCGAAAAGGTCGAAGGCCGCGATATCTAG
- the ykgO gene encoding type B 50S ribosomal protein L36 yields the protein MKVRNSLKSLRGRHRANRLVRRKGRVYVINKVQRRFKARQG from the coding sequence ATGAAGGTCCGTAACTCGCTGAAATCGCTGCGCGGTCGCCATCGCGCCAACCGCCTGGTCCGCCGCAAGGGCCGGGTCTATGTGATCAACAAGGTGCAGCGCCGCTTCAAGGCCCGCCAGGGCTGA
- a CDS encoding amidohydrolase family protein produces the protein MPKLKLPNIEDVVAIDIHTHAEEPCGCHPDDGYDDFQAQMAEYFKSPNKHPPTVPETAAYYRAKNIAAVIFPVDAERETGFRRYNNYEMLEVASDHLDVLIPFVSIDPHKGKLGVREARKLIEEYGVRGFKFHPTMQGFYANDRMAYPLYEEITNGGAIALFHTGQTGVGSGMPGGMGMRLKYSNPMYMDDVAADFPDLKIILAHPSFPWQEEALSVATHKPNVYIDLSGWSPKYFPPILVRYINSILQDKMLFGSDWPVITPDRWLSDFAKIEIRDEIRPKVLKANARRLLGI, from the coding sequence ATGCCGAAACTGAAGCTGCCCAATATCGAGGATGTCGTCGCCATCGACATCCACACCCATGCTGAGGAGCCCTGCGGCTGTCATCCCGACGATGGCTATGACGATTTCCAGGCGCAGATGGCGGAGTATTTCAAGTCGCCGAACAAGCATCCGCCGACGGTGCCGGAGACCGCGGCGTATTACCGCGCCAAGAACATCGCCGCGGTGATCTTCCCGGTCGACGCAGAGCGCGAGACCGGCTTCCGCCGCTACAACAATTACGAGATGCTGGAGGTCGCCTCCGATCATCTCGACGTCCTCATTCCCTTCGTCTCGATCGACCCGCACAAGGGCAAGCTCGGCGTCCGCGAGGCGCGCAAGCTGATCGAGGAATACGGCGTGCGCGGCTTCAAATTCCACCCGACCATGCAGGGCTTCTACGCCAACGACCGCATGGCCTATCCGCTCTATGAAGAGATCACCAATGGCGGCGCGATCGCGCTATTCCACACCGGCCAGACCGGAGTCGGCTCGGGCATGCCCGGCGGCATGGGGATGCGGCTGAAGTACTCCAACCCAATGTACATGGACGACGTCGCGGCCGATTTCCCCGACCTCAAGATCATCCTCGCCCACCCCTCCTTCCCCTGGCAGGAGGAGGCGCTGTCGGTCGCGACCCACAAGCCGAACGTCTATATCGACCTCTCGGGCTGGTCGCCAAAGTACTTCCCGCCGATCCTGGTGCGCTACATCAACTCGATCCTTCAGGACAAGATGCTGTTCGGCTCGGACTGGCCGGTGATCACGCCCGACCGCTGGCTGTCGGATTTTGCCAAGATCGAGATCCGCGACGAGATCCGGCCGAAGGTGCTCAAGGCCAACGCAAGACGGCTGCTGGGAATCTAG
- a CDS encoding haloacid dehalogenase type II, with protein MPINAVVFDAYGTLYDIQSVAEITEDAFPGYGEIITQVWRIKQLEYTWLRSLMRRYQDFGAVTRDSLTYTLRVLGLAYESQAFERVIEKYLHLDLYPDATSALAALKPRKLAILSNGSPDMLDALVRNSGLDRLLDATISVDARKTFKPSPEVYELIGKELGTAPNEVLFVSSNPWDVAGAKAFGLNVAWIERVTPEAMALACVENELVAPLTMFKAIRTQMDELGFAPDHRIHALSELPKIA; from the coding sequence ATGCCCATCAACGCCGTCGTCTTCGACGCCTACGGAACGCTCTACGACATCCAGTCGGTCGCGGAGATCACCGAGGATGCGTTTCCTGGCTATGGCGAGATCATCACGCAGGTCTGGCGCATCAAGCAGCTCGAATACACCTGGCTGCGCTCACTGATGCGGCGCTACCAGGATTTCGGCGCTGTCACGCGCGACTCGCTCACCTATACGCTGCGCGTGCTCGGGCTGGCCTATGAGAGCCAGGCATTCGAGCGCGTGATCGAGAAATATCTGCACCTCGATCTCTATCCGGATGCGACGAGCGCGCTCGCGGCGCTCAAACCGCGAAAGCTCGCCATCCTCTCCAACGGCAGCCCGGACATGCTCGATGCGCTCGTGCGCAATTCCGGCCTCGACCGCCTGCTCGATGCCACCATCAGCGTCGATGCCAGGAAGACCTTCAAGCCCAGCCCGGAGGTCTACGAGCTGATCGGCAAGGAGCTCGGCACCGCGCCGAACGAGGTGCTGTTCGTCTCGTCCAATCCCTGGGACGTCGCGGGCGCGAAAGCATTCGGGCTGAACGTCGCCTGGATCGAGCGGGTGACGCCGGAAGCGATGGCGCTCGCTTGCGTCGAGAACGAGCTCGTGGCACCGCTGACGATGTTCAAGGCGATCCGCACCCAGATGGACGAGCTTGGCTTTGCGCCGGACCATCGCATCCACGCGCTCTCCGAGCTGCCGAAAATCGCTTAA
- a CDS encoding YbaK/EbsC family protein: protein MSLESVRAFFAEKAPDITVMESPISSATVPLAAEAYGVEPGRIAKTLSLRIGERVILIVAAGSSRMDNKKVKAQFGGKPKMLGLEEVAEITGHEVGGVCPFGLKAPLPIYCDLSLKAFDVVVPAAGSTHSAVRITPDRLAELVAAEWVDVCEHRP from the coding sequence ATGAGCCTGGAATCCGTTCGCGCCTTCTTCGCCGAGAAAGCCCCCGACATCACAGTAATGGAATCGCCGATCAGCTCGGCCACAGTGCCGCTGGCCGCCGAAGCCTACGGCGTCGAGCCCGGACGGATCGCCAAGACGCTGTCGTTGCGGATCGGCGAGCGCGTGATCCTGATCGTCGCTGCCGGCAGCTCGCGCATGGACAACAAGAAGGTGAAGGCGCAGTTCGGCGGCAAGCCGAAGATGCTGGGGCTGGAGGAGGTCGCCGAGATTACCGGCCACGAGGTTGGCGGCGTCTGCCCGTTCGGGCTGAAGGCGCCGCTGCCGATCTACTGCGACCTCTCCCTGAAGGCGTTCGACGTCGTGGTGCCGGCCGCGGGCTCGACGCACAGCGCGGTGCGCATCACGCCAGATCGATTGGCCGAACTGGTCGCCGCTGAATGGGTCGACGTCTGCGAGCACCGGCCTTAG
- the cysK gene encoding cysteine synthase A — translation MGHRYQNVLETVGHTPVVRINRLAPAGVNLFVKIEAFNPLGSVKDRLALGVIEAAEKSGELKPGQTVIEATSGNTGIGLAMVCAAKGYPLVVTMAESFSVERRKLMRFLGAKVVVTPAADRAVGMINKTIELAKTHGWFMTRQFENEANPDFHSKTTAIEILDDFAGERLDYWVTGYGTGGTLKGVARVLAKERPETRIIVCEPEDAQLLGSGIEQKRNPDGTPAAPHPDFKPHPMQGWTPDFIPKLTGDAVMMEVIDQILPIPGPEAIRCSQELATKEGIFVGITSGATLAGALKVAAQAEKGANILCMLPDTGERYLSTPLFADISVDMNEEELKISRSTPTAQFKS, via the coding sequence ATGGGTCATAGATATCAAAACGTTCTCGAGACGGTCGGCCATACTCCCGTCGTGCGGATCAACCGTCTCGCTCCCGCAGGAGTGAATTTGTTCGTGAAGATCGAGGCCTTCAATCCACTCGGCTCGGTCAAGGATCGGCTGGCCCTCGGCGTTATCGAAGCCGCCGAGAAATCCGGAGAGCTGAAACCTGGTCAAACCGTCATCGAGGCGACAAGCGGCAACACGGGAATCGGCCTTGCGATGGTTTGCGCCGCCAAGGGGTATCCGCTGGTGGTCACAATGGCCGAGTCCTTCAGCGTCGAGCGGCGCAAATTGATGCGATTCCTGGGCGCCAAGGTCGTTGTGACGCCTGCCGCGGACCGGGCGGTTGGAATGATCAACAAAACGATCGAGCTGGCCAAGACGCACGGTTGGTTCATGACGCGGCAATTCGAGAATGAGGCCAACCCGGACTTCCACTCGAAAACCACCGCCATCGAGATTCTGGACGATTTCGCAGGAGAACGACTGGACTATTGGGTCACGGGTTATGGAACCGGCGGCACGCTGAAGGGTGTTGCGCGGGTGCTCGCCAAGGAGCGCCCCGAAACCAGGATCATCGTCTGCGAGCCCGAAGATGCGCAGTTGTTGGGCAGCGGCATCGAGCAGAAGCGCAATCCGGATGGCACGCCGGCGGCGCCGCATCCAGATTTCAAGCCGCATCCGATGCAGGGCTGGACGCCTGATTTCATTCCGAAGCTGACCGGTGACGCCGTTATGATGGAGGTCATTGACCAGATCCTGCCGATTCCCGGCCCCGAGGCCATTCGATGCAGCCAGGAACTTGCGACCAAGGAAGGCATCTTTGTCGGCATCACCTCGGGCGCAACATTGGCGGGTGCGCTCAAGGTCGCAGCACAGGCAGAAAAGGGCGCAAATATTCTTTGCATGCTGCCCGACACCGGAGAGCGCTATCTTAGCACGCCCCTCTTCGCCGATATCTCAGTCGACATGAACGAGGAGGAGCTCAAGATTTCGCGCTCCACGCCGACCGCTCAGTTCAAGTCGTAG